Below is a window of Chloroflexota bacterium DNA.
CATGACGAGCCTCGCACCGGAGACTACCAACACGGCGGCTGGGCGGACGCCGCTCCACGGCATTCGGGTGCTGGACTTCAGCCACATCCTGGCCGGGCCGTTCTGTACCCGCCTGCTGGCGGACCTCGGGGCGGAAGTCCTCAAGGTCGAGAGCAGCACTCGCATGGACCGGACCGGGGTGACCAAGCCCGATCCTAGCTTCAAGGGCCGGGTGGATCGGCCGCCATCCTTCATCAACACCAACCGCAACAAGCGGTCGATCACGCTGAACCTGAAGACCGAGGCGGCCCGCGAAGTCACTCGTCGCCTCGCATCGGTGGCAGACGTGATCGTCGAGAACTTCAGCGCAGGCGTCATGGGGCGGCTTGGCCTCGACTATGACGACCTGGCGCCGCTGAATCCCGGGCTCGTGTATGTCAGCATGGCCGGCTACGGGCACTCTGGCCCGCGCCGCGACTGGACCAGCATGAACATGAACCTCCAGGCCTACACGGGCCTGATGATGGTCACTGGAGCCGAGGACGACCCGCCCACCTGCATCTCCAGCTCCTGGAACGACTACATCGGCGGACTCCACGCCACGTTCGGGGTCCTGAACGCACTCACCGAGCGGAGAGTCACCGGCAGGGGCGCGAATCTGGACCTGGCCCAGTTCGAGGCGAGCGTGTCGACCCTGGGCCCACTGCTCTTGGCTAGCTCCATCAATGAGGCGCCCCCGGCCCGC
It encodes the following:
- a CDS encoding CoA transferase: MTSLAPETTNTAAGRTPLHGIRVLDFSHILAGPFCTRLLADLGAEVLKVESSTRMDRTGVTKPDPSFKGRVDRPPSFINTNRNKRSITLNLKTEAAREVTRRLASVADVIVENFSAGVMGRLGLDYDDLAPLNPGLVYVSMAGYGHSGPRRDWTSMNMNLQAYTGLMMVTGAEDDPPTCISSSWNDYIGGLHATFGVLNALTERRVTGRGANLDLAQFEASVSTLGPLLLASSINEAPPARLGNRSTNVAPQGCYRCAGKDEWVVISVRDDDEWRRLVETMGSPAWATDARFAHVTGRLRHHDEIDANIEAWTSELENTDVENRLQRAGVATERMRRVKDVMADPRTSSVFKTIEDPPGYRFPVTGAPFAFSRSTLTPVGSAAALGADTHPALREWLGLSDEEIESLGQAGALV